In Mytilus edulis chromosome 13, xbMytEdul2.2, whole genome shotgun sequence, a single window of DNA contains:
- the LOC139501340 gene encoding uncharacterized protein codes for MFTEGEEHFVRIFMLLVDVCPRAIRNQFNKDFHPGALKGVIRKSHTLLSDLHKRRIISQPQWQTLNQNNLNPSSESFDISLMTLLLHHLAGFNISERLPLKTDTSVEADISRIKIYRNTYFHSAWIEIGRDEYTTAWSDLCEAITRLGGENLQNDCEKWEFASLDNSLKNSILEILREDVKRLQHAQSELYRLNPNIRGRQNVLPETKRITTEKNNELFIKTNVISDGIRVLEENGLVLLTGKVGIGKSTNALEIIRDYCHRHQEYDIQRLPYTFEECKLNIWENEMSFVNPRMPLDVIKGANKVVLLVDDVLHTDAALPVNVVIQILEFIQRLVQNGCTKAVCVITELDKRNTIFNNMSILDLDSNKYKLKQSEKEKLLRTYIDAMSTPSNERLNDTQIKDIAAIDDNSTMGFPELCILFTNVSTLYSNGSDFFHSPCKFILEDLRNMKRQSEKFSKIHYLLFLFLMMERRLVSKSDIKKHVFSTSDTNELYKEVNVIEVLNEFKKMKKRNAYLRERSVVDFSSACPFKMYGIRNSVIFDLFVHAFFESDVLSSIDSLDIGFIATELKPFAVPHSFAKPGLVVNSDLYDQLAVRIITCLQNTLPEEKAIYIRMHMIAYSNLLDDVDFLNNLLDKSRTFYMCSDVFIPLTGRSVLFFLPATLLQFISNKPNEKTLVCTLLRHIDFSLSQTTISDKIKEACHKTIVYTLCKRCAWDDKDVLDGLLTVIEKHQIQVEYDDYECLFQTAFQNKNEKTMKWVIAKFGDRIKKYVHLFVINKIFGKLGIHRNRFEWLVNVIGIQYFNIYGIMEYLAGNKADKYADELIYVWQKQENEESIIRDQSEIENVINSLMKVACDSGSKRVVSRLYEYFKDRVVRFDNERKIFELL; via the exons ttaATCCATCATCAGAATCGTTTGATATTTCTCTAATGACACTTCTTCTTCACCATCTTGCTGGATTTAATATATCAGAAAGATTACCTTTGAAAACAGACACAAGTGTAGAAGCTGATATTAGTAGGATTAAAATTTACAGAAATACGTATTTCCATTCTGCATGGATTGAGATCGGCCGAGATGAATACACTACTGCATGGAGCGACCTCTGCGAG GCCATAACAAGACTAGGAGGGGAAAACCTACAAAACGATTGTGAAAAATGGGAATTTGCATCGCTTGATAACTCTCTAAAGAATTCAATATTAGAAATATTGCGAGAGGATGTCAAAAGACTTCAACATGCGCAATCAGAATTATATCGATTGAATCCTAATATACGAGGCAGACAAA ACGTATTACCAGAGACAAAACGGATAACAACTGAAAAGAACAACGAGTTATTTATCAAAACGAATGTTATTTCAGATGGAATACGTGTTTTAGAAGAAAATGGTTTGGTACTATTAACTGGGAAGGTAGGCATAGGTAAAAGCACAAATGCCTTAGAAATAATACGAGATTACTGTCATCGTCATCAAGAATACGATATTCAAAGATTGCCTTATACTTTTGAAGAATGCAAACTCAATATTTGGGAAAATGAAATGTCATTTGTAAATCCTCGTATGCCATTGGACGTTATAAAAGGGGCAAACAAAGTTGTTCTATTGGTTGATGATGTATTACACACTGACGCTGCATTACCTGTCAATGTTGTTATTCAGATTTTAGAATTTATTCAGCGTTTGGTTCAGAACGGTTGTACTAAAGCCGTTTGTGTCATTACAGAATTAGACAAAAGAAATACTATATTCAACAACATGTCCATACTAGATTTAGATTCAAATAAATACAAACTTAAACAAAGTGAAAAAGAAAAACTTTTGCGAACATACATAGATGCTATGTCTACTCCATCTAATGAACGTTTAAATGACACACAAATAAAAGACATAGCAGCGATTGACGACAACAGCACTATGGGTTTTCCTGAGCTCTGCATTCTCTTTACTAACGTTTCAACTCTGTATTCAAATGGCTCAGATTTCTTCCATTCGCCATGCAAATTCATACTTGAAGATCTTCGTAATATGAAGAGACAGTCAGAGAAATTTTCCAAAATTCACTACTTGTTGTTCTTATTTCTCATGATGGAAAGAAGACTAGTAAGTAAatcagatataaaaaaacatgTCTTTTCAACTTCAGATACTAAtgaactttataaagaagttaacGTTATTGAAGTTCTAAATGaatttaagaaaatgaaaaaaagaaatgcatatcTTAGAGAGCGATCGGTTGTCGACTTTTCGTCTGCTTGTCCTTTTAAAATGTATGGAATAAGAAATTCTGTAATATTCGATCTTTTTGTTCACGCTTTTTTCGAATCAGATGTATTATCAAGTATCGATTCTCTTGATATCGGATTCATAGCTACTGAACTTAAACCTTTTGCAGTACCACACTCCTTCGCAAAACCTGGATTAGTGGTCAATAGTGATTTATACGACCAATTGGCAGTAAGAATTATAACATGTCTCCAAAACACTCTTCCTGAAGAAAAAGCAATATACATTCGAATGCACATGATTGCGTACTCTAACCTTCTAGACGATGTAGATTTTCTTAATAATTTGTTGGATAAAAGCCGTACATTTTATATGTGCAGTGATGTTTTCATCCCATTAACGGGGCGAAGCGTACTTTTCTTTTTACCAGCGACTTTGTTACAGTTTATCAGTAATAAACCCAACGAAAAGACCTTAGTGTGCACTTTGCTAAGGCATATTGATTTCTCTCTCAGCCAGACTACCATAAGCGACAAAATAAAAGAGGCGTGTCACAAAACTATAGTGTATACTCTCTGTAAGAGATGCGCATGGGATGACAAAGACGTACTTGATGGACTACTAACTGTAATTGAAAAACACCAAATTCAAGTCGAGTATGATGATTACGAATGTTTATTTCAAACTGCTTTTCAAAATAAGAATGAAAAGACAATGAAATGGGTGATAGCAAAGTTTGGCGATaggataaaaaaatatgtacaccTATTTGTAATCAACAAAATCTTTGGAAAGCTTGGAATACATAGAAACAGATTTGAATGGCTGGTAAATGTAATTGGTATACAATATTTCAACATATATGGCATCATGGAATATCTTGCGGGTAATAAGGCAGACAAATACGCAGATGAATTAATATATGTATGGCAAAAACAAGAAAACGAGGAAAGTATCATCAGAGATCAATCAGAGATTGAAAACGTGATCAACAGTCTCATGAAAGTTGCATGTGATAGCGGTTCGAAAAGGGTTGTATCACGGTTGTATGAGTACTTTAAGGATAGAGTGGTGCGTTTTGATAACGAAAGGAAGATATTTGAACTTCTTTAA
- the LOC139501342 gene encoding putative leucine-rich repeat-containing protein DDB_G0290503: MASQVDDDPKSGTLDLSDDDHNPNTSQQSGKGVDDNRIPKDFRDSQTHESESDDDDDMSSMSIDTLIRLQYKQMKYMQKLTEHLGSKSDDVSDSANKYTIAPHDSASRTKRSHCDDGESNISNKHLKVADDSQHDTESVDDLDKLMCSFENAETDNLDKSDNVTDDEDLNEVNELMDEMSEFYNDSEETSAAIEESLAKSVNTSLRSKIPDSKFKEIKSKYKRPENCQNLMIPSVNEEVWGEKHSMINAIRSRDLKLQKIMGYVIKGMIPAIETTNDILKAALKKNTFEPTKNLRKMTDGIRMFAASYTQLNQYRKENFKPIMIGKFKKLTYTNNSVSDKLFGDDLQKKIEDIQKSKKISVTGFNTGFTEKPSTSGYNYHRNSSEGYNNNKTGNGKSRFLDQRNSFPNKRGRGGRQFNKPNNR, encoded by the coding sequence ATGGCATCTCAGGTTGATGATGATCCAAAAAGTGGGACACTAGACTTATCTGATGATGACCATAACCCTAACACTAGCCAGCAATCTGGAAAGGGTGTAGATGATAATAGAATACCCAAAGACTTTAGGGATTCTCAAACCCATGAATCTGAATCTGATGATGACGACGATATGTCATCGATGTCGATTGACACTTTAATACGTTTACAATACAAGCAGATGAAATATATGCAAAAACTAACAGAACATTTAGGTTCTAAATCCGATGATGTGTCGGACAGTGCAAATAAATACACAATAGCACCACACGATAGTGCAAGTAGAACAAAAAGATCCCATTGTGATGACGGGGAATCTAACATTTCAAATAAACACTTAAAAGTTGCAGATGATTCCCAGCATGACACAGAGTCTGTTGATGACCTAGATAAACTTATGTGTAGTTTTGAAAATGCTGAGACCGACAACCTTGATAAATCAGATAACGTCACTGATGACGAGGATCTTAACGAGGTCAATGAATTAATGGATGAAATGAGCGAATTTTATAATGATTCTGAGGAAACTAGTGCGGCTATTGAAGAAAGCTTAGCAAAATCAGTCAATACTTCTCTAAGATCTAAAATCCCAGATTCTAAATTCAAAGAAATTAAATCGAAGTACAAAAGACCAGAAAACTGTCAAAACCTTATGATCCCTTCAGTAAATGAAGAAGTTTGGGGAGAAAAACACTCTATGATCAACGCAATAAGATCACGTgatctaaaattacaaaaaatcatgGGGTATGTCATTAAGGGAATGATTCCGGCAATAGAAACGACAAATGACATCTTGAAAGCTGCTTTGAAGAAGAATACATTTGAGCCAACAAAAAACCTTAGAAAAATGACAGATGGCATCCGAATGTTCGCGGCTTCTTATACTCAACTAAACCAATATAGGAAAGAAAATTTCAAACCAATCATGATTGGAAAGTTTAAGAAACTTACTTATACAAACAATTCCGTATCTGATAAATTGTTTGGGGATGATTTGCAGAAGAAAATTGAAGAtattcaaaaatcaaagaaaatatcTGTAACGGGATTTAATACCGGATTTACCGAGAAACCATCAACAAGTGGATATAACTATCATCGTAATTCTTCTGAAGGGTATAATAACAATAAAACTGGGAATGGCAAAAGTCGTTTTTTAGACCAGCGAAACTCCTTCCCGAACAAACGAGGAAGAGGGGGGAGACAGTTCAACAAACCAAACAATCGATAA